In a genomic window of Cydia fagiglandana chromosome 8, ilCydFagi1.1, whole genome shotgun sequence:
- the LOC134666911 gene encoding uncharacterized protein LOC134666911, producing the protein MVLSANTNLEESVREESNPNRFLSEDFIKVIEPFLKIQKLLGLSRVDIKDGSVTPPTKFHKCYTMVWLIMMTISIIQLIISYMVRFTDNRKMFYMFTVAFLSIEVIFAGFLINARFCYNEGNINLYLQMQKIDRIMGKNTPINITLQKRNRITAYSLALFFVLIFIASYILARDEFGILELVGATYTLEIVAVELFCSSSHMRFLYTRVCQLNSQINMHIRESKCDIAILSNVFETANRLVISTEWQDCDPTDIYLKEIFTGFVLFKERYSFQLKERLLKRPKPLIIICIFQRMYLLDFINLLALAFIYMLLLLWLSSGTEAFMREVRKTKHLSILMMCRYADGPLRTTAKNMLKLIEETPPDFSVYGMWSMAAQLNIDVFKLITNFILTILQFTFL; encoded by the exons ATGGTTTTATCAGCAAATACAAACCTAGAAGAAAGCGTCAGAGAAGAGTCCAATCCAAACAGATTTTTGAGCGAAGATTTCATAAAAGTTATTGAACCTTTTCTAAAAATCCAAAAATTATTGGGTTTAAGTCGAGTAGATATCAAAGATGGATCAGTCACTCCGCCCACAAAATTTCACAAATGCTATACAATGGTGTGGttaataatgatgacaatttctATTATACAACTAATTATATCATACATGGTCAGGTTTACTGACAATCGCAAAATGTTCTATATGTTTACCGTGGCATTTTTGTCAATTGAAGTAATATTTGCGGGATTCTTAATTAACGCACGATTCTGCTATAATGAGGGTAATATAAATTTGTACCTTCAGATGCAGAAAATAGATCGTATTATGGGGAAAAATACACCTATCAATATCACGCTTCAAAAACGAAATCGAATAACTGCTTACTCTTTGGCTTTATTTTTTGTGCTCATCTTCATAGCTTCATATATATTAGCCAGAGATGAATTTGGAATTTTGGAACTGGTCGGAGCAACGTACACTCTAGAAATTGTAGCAGTGGAGTTGTTCTGCTCTTCAAGTCATATGCGTTTTCTCTACACTAGGGTGTGTCAGCTAAATTCTCAAATCAACATGCATATCAGAGAATCGAAATGTGATATTGCAATTTTGAGTAATGTATTCGAAACAGCCAATCGACTTGTAATATCGACAGAATGGCAGGATTGTGACCCAACAGACATTTATCTAAAAGAGATATTCACGGGTTTTGTGTTATTCAAGGAGCGATATAGTTTCCAG CTGAAAGAAAGGCTGTTGAAACGTCCTAA AcccttaattattatttgtatctttCAGAGAATGTACCTACTTGACTTTATTAATCTTCTAGCACTGGCATTTATTTACATGCTTCTACTTCTATGGCTGAGTTCTGGCACCGAGGCTTTTATGCGTGAAGTTCGCAAAACAAAACATCTCTCCATACTGATGATGTGTCGCTACGCCGACg GCCCCTTAAGGACGACAGCCAAGAACATGTTGAAGCTAATAGAAGAGACGCCTCCGGACTTCTCCGTGTACGGCATGTGGAGCATGGCCGCACAACTCAATATTGATGTTTTCAAACTGATCACTAATTTCATTTTGACGATTTTACAATTCACGTTTTTGTAA
- the LOC134666912 gene encoding juvenile hormone esterase-like has product MITLSISYWLFQLSTPYPKFEDIFEAFDDSVVCPQREQFNKTLVGTLDCLTLNIYVPTVDPSSNPLPVLVFIFGGALQFGSGGRYIFGPKFLVKHNIILVTLNHRLGPYGFMCLNNPKVPGNQGIKDQRLALRWIKDNIEDFGGDANKITLSGQSAGSMSVDLHIHSLEENLFQQAILESGTILTPFLFINPGEEGPLILSRYLGLDTNDVNKALAFLATVDTNDVIAASEKNNLTFKVCVEKSFENVEPIVTDYPVNLQAPRVKNISILTGFNEEEELRSYGNVDDNYLKDNDLFKKYIEGFFDFDNCTYDAMRTILKHFYFGDSEVDVETRRQIINLASDLQGNYPVLRNLRKYITSGAKYVMKIIFSYLFAYVGDRNYAKYKLNITIGGATHADEIGYLFDVAFLQPFMSEEDRRMIDVMTTMWTNYVKYGNPTPEPTDLLPLKWDPVTAERWNYLLIDTDLAMATRPYNQRMTFLDVFFKTNEKYQIGYHDNNDNNVCLINPL; this is encoded by the exons ATGATCACACTAAGTATCTCGTATTGGTTGTTTCAGCTGTCAACTCCTTATCCAAAGTTTGAAGATATTTTCGAAGCTTTCGATGACTCAGTAGTGTGCCCTCAAAGAGAACAATTCAACAAAACCCTCGTTGGAACTCTCGACTGTCTTACCCTTAATATTTACGTGCCCACAGTTGACCCCTCCAGCAATCCGCTTCCAGTATTAGTCTTCATTTTCGGCGGAGCACTCCAATTTGGTTCGGGTGGGAGATACATTTTTGGTCCCAAGTTTTTAGTCAAGCATAATATTATTCTAGTAACGCTAAACCATCGTTTGGGTCCTTACGGCTTTATGTGTCTCAATAACCCAAAAGTCCCTGGTAATCAGGGAATAAAAGATCAACGATTAGCTTTGAGATGGATCAAAGATAACATAGAAGATTTTGGAGGCGATGCTAACAAAATCACTTTATCTGGTCAAAGCGCCGGTTCCATGTCAGTTGATCTGCACATCCACTCGCTTGAGGAGAATTTGTTTCAACAAGCTATTTTAGAAAGCGGAACAATTTTGACACCATTCTTGTTTATTAATCCGGGAGAAGAAGGACCATTGATATTGTCTAGATACTTAGGTTTGGATACTAATGATGTAAATAAAGCCTTGGCATTTCTTGCCACAGTCGATACCAATGATGTTATTGCTGCTTCAGAGAAaaataatttgacatttaagGTGTGTGtggaaaaaagttttgagaACGTCGAACCGATAGTAACTGATTACCCTGTGAATTTACAAGCCCCGAGAGTTAAAAACATCTCTATTTTAACTGGATTTAACGAGGAAGAAGAACTCCGAAGTTATGGCAATGTTGATGACAACTATTTAAAGGATAATGATTTGTTTAAGAAATACATTGAGGGATTTTTTGATTTTGACAACTGCACGTATGACGCAATGAGAACAATTTTGAAACACTTTTACTTTGGAGACAGTGAAGTAGACGTAGAGACAAGACGGCAGATTATAAACTTAGCTTCAGATTTACAAGGTAATTATCCTGTCTTAAGAAACTTAAGAAAATACATTACCAGTGGTgcaaaata tgtgatgaaaataatattttcttatCTCTTTGCTTACGTTGGAGATAGAAATTATgcgaaatacaaattaaatattaccaTCGGGGGAGCTACACACGCCGATGAGATTGGCTACTTGTTTGACGTGGCGTTTTTGCAACCATTCATGTCTGAGGAAGATCGTCGCATGATCGATGTAATGACTACAATGTGGACAAATTATGTAAAGTATGG AAATCCAACTCCAGAACCAACAGATCTTCTGCCATTGAAATGGGATCCTGTCACCGCTGAGCGTTGGAACTATCTGCTCATAGACACCGATCTCGCTATGGCCACCAGACCCTATAATCAGAGAATGACTTTTTTGGACGTGTTTTTTAAGACAAATGAGAAATATCAAATTGGTTATCAcgataataatgataataatgtTTGTTTGATCAATCcactgtaa
- the LOC134666913 gene encoding uncharacterized protein LOC134666913, producing the protein MIYVITDIHFGQSTKIFSLIPKVVSEQTMEKLSSDILEDDFIKIFEPIHWVQYLAGFHRVKIEHKYVTAPSLYYQIYSSVLWALNIIAAVYFELYCEIKLEGISNEYTLRICEFIFVMSNAIIAFRNNFCDGTLNSQIYVKLQKIDRVVKMPAAVNSNRKMYLLSALLAVVIPVCWCICVYALNITCMRSVCPALFFVQFSTMPSYMENILAATILLFLAKRLNYVNVTLEKEAKRLRHENISLAASQYYRDNGQDQDKLVLAIHYILDSWSDWIRLFQFQFRFNVADKLQKNVQHILMLLETTSTFTIYNIYTVDNHLPLHIFAITATYTVILLQFATL; encoded by the exons ATGATTTATGTAATTACTGACATTCATTTCGGTCAGTCGACGAAAATTTTCAGTTTGATTCCTAAAGTAGTCTCGGAACAGACTATGGAAAAGTTGTCGTCTGACATTTTGGAAGATGACTTCATCAAAATATTTGAACCAATCCACTGGGTACAGTATTTAGCGGGTTTCCATCGGGTCAAAATAGAACATAAATACGTTACCGCTCCATCTCTATACTATCAGATCTACAGCTCTGTTCTATGGGCACTTAATATCATAGCTGCCGTTTACTTTGAGTTGTACTGCGAGATCAAACTTGAAGGCATTTCAAACGAATATACTTTGCGAATTTGCGAGTTTATCTTCGTAATGAGCAATGCCATTATTGCCTTTCGAAATAACTTCTGCGACGGTACTTTGAATAGCCAAATCTACGTAAAATTGCAGAAAATTGACCGTGTAGTCAAAATGCCCGCAGCTGTAAACAGTAATCGGAAAATGTATTTACTTTCTGCTTTATTAGCTGTTGTTATCCCCGTCTGTTGGTGTATATGCGTATACGCACTTAATATAACATGCATGCGGAGCGTATGCCCTGCACTTTTCTTTGTCCAGTTTTCAACTATGCCATCTTATATGGAAAATATATTAGCGGCTACAATCCTATTATTCCTGGCGAAGAGATTAAACTATGTCAATGTTACATTGGAAAAAGAAGCTAAGAGACTGAGACATGAAAATATATCGTTGGCGGCTTCCCAATATTATCGAGACAATGGACAGGACCAGGACAAGCTCGTACTTGCTATACATTACATTTTGGACTCATGGTCAGATTGGATTCGATTATTCCAGTTtcag tttaggtTTAATGTTGCAGATAAACTACAGAAGAACGTCCAACACATTTTAATGCTGCTGGAAACCACGTCCACTTTtacaatatataatatttacacgGTGGATAATCATTTGCCTCTTCACATCTTCGCCATTACCGCAACTTACACTGTCATTCTTCTTCAATTTGCTACTTTATAA